From the Jilunia laotingensis genome, the window GGGGTTTTTGGTTGCAGAATCAAACAATGTCTTGCTTATCTGCAAGAAAGATGAAGAACATGCTATCCGAAAATATGTCAATGACTCACAAATGAAGCTTGGAGACGATTTCATTTAATACAAAGATTTAATTTTACATAGTATAGGGGCAAAAATGCCCCTATATTTTTATTCCGCCATCGCCAAAGTCAAAACACTGAAACTATTTTCATATATTTGCAACAATTAATTGTCATCTTGGGCAATCTAATAGAAACAAACTGCAAAAAATGGATAAAACACTTCAAACACCCCATCGATTAGGAGTAGTAGACGCACTCCGTGGTTTTGCTTTACTGGCTATAGTCTTATTGCACAACTTAGAACACTACAACATTTATTTCATCCCAGAGTCTCTTCCATCATGGTTACAAACCATTGACCAATATGTATGGGACGCTATGTTTTTTCTACTTGCAGGGAAGGCTTATGCCACCTTTTCACTCTTGTTCGGATTCAGCTTTTATATACAATACCATAATGCCGAAAAACGTGGAATAGACTTCAGAGGTCGCTTTGCCTGGAGAATGGTTTTACTTTTCTTATTTGCACAACTTCATGCCTTATTCTACAATGGTGATATTTTGCTCCTCTATTCTGTTGTAGGATTCGTTTTAATACCTGTTTGCCGACTAAATGACAAAACTGTTTTTTGGATAGCTCTCATCTTACTTTTACAACCTTTTGAATGGGGACGAATGCTATACGCATTATTCGATTCAAACTATGTAATAAACGGTACCCACTTTATAACTTATGCAGAATCGGCCATTGAAGCAACAACCCACGGAACTTTCCTTGAAGTTCTTCGTAATAATATATGGAACGGACAATTATATAGTAACTTCTGGCAAGTAGAAAACGGACGCTTATTCCAAACAGCTGCTTTATTCATGTTCGGTATGTTATTGGGACGAAGAAAGTATTTCATAAAGAGTAACAGATCTACAAGAGCATGGAAACGTATTCTTAAAATGGCAATTCTAGCCTTCATACCACTAAACATGCTTCGATTCTATGTCCCTGTATATATCAGTAACCCTTCGATACTAATCTCCTACAACGTTGCTATCCCTTCATTGGCAAACTTTACTTTTATGGCCATATTGGTATCTGCATTTACATTGTTATGGTTTAATAGAGGAGAAGGATATAAATGGCAAAGAACGATTATTCCTTACGGTCGCATGAGTTTAACTAATTATATTTCACAATCAATCATGGGAGTATGCATCTATTATGGTTTCGGGTTGGGACTTTATAATTCCACAGGCGCAACAGCAACAATTTTAATCGGTTTAGCTATTTTCATGATACAATTAACTTTCAGTCGTTACTGGTTATCCAAACACAAACAAGGCCCTTTGGAATATCTATGGAGACAAGGAACATGGATCAAATTATAACAAATAAACTTATTACTCTGTAAACAATCGGGGCATCTACTTTATAAAATAGAATCGGTTGCGTGCCGATTGCTATTTTTTATGCCTGTTTTTGTTATATGGATATTCATTATTCTCCTTTTCACTATCTTTGCAACATGGAAAAAGAGGAGATAAAAGAAGCTTTCGAAATTCTTCTGGCAGTTTGCAATACAGACGATACAAAACTTGGCATCGCCTATAAACAAATGCGTGATTTACTGGAACGTCTATGCAGGAGTCAAATGCAGAATGACAGTCTTCAAATGACTGACCTTTCTGCGCGAATCAGTTTCGTTGCAGCCAAAATCGGTTTATCCGTTGCCGAACAGAACCGCTTGCATACATTCCGACTCACTTCAAACAGCATCTTAAATCGAGAGACAAAAGCTTCTCGCGAAAAGTTATTACGCGATGTCAAAACACTGGCTTTCTTCATAAAGAAAATTACTAACACAGATATTCCCCCAAAATTATACCAGCAACTCCCGGTAGCTGATGCCACCTATGTCGTATCACCACCAGCACGGGAACATATTGAACGAATACGTGCTTGCTTTGAATACTCTGATGAAGAGTTTTTATACGTACAGCCAACCGACCGGATCGTTGACAAGCCCTTGCAAGTACGCTATAATATTCCACAAATCAATGAAGAATTTACAGAAACTTGTAAATTACTTTGGAAACATGCACAGATCAATTTGCTGGATATTGCTGTTGACGAGCAGGGAATACTTACTCCCTCATTTATAGTTCTCGAACCGGATTATTTAATAGATATCAGTTCTCTTGCTGAATGTTTCCGTGATTTCGGACACCATCCCGGAAATTATTTACTATCTCGTTTGCAACCCATAGAGAATGCACGCCCGCTGCTACTCGGAAACATCGCCAATCTTTTTCTTGACGAATGGATTTATGCTGATGGAGAAGCAAATTATCTTTCTTGCATGCAAAAAGCCTTCAAGCGCTACCCTATAGAACTGGCAGCTTGCACAGAATTACAGGAACCAGAGAAAGAACGCCAATTCTTCAAAGATTGTAAAACCCATTTCGAACATATCCGTGAAATAATAACCGATACCTTTCATGCACCCGGTTATGAATTGGATAAAACAGATGCCGTACTTGAACCTTCTTATATCTGTGAACC encodes:
- a CDS encoding DUF418 domain-containing protein, giving the protein MDKTLQTPHRLGVVDALRGFALLAIVLLHNLEHYNIYFIPESLPSWLQTIDQYVWDAMFFLLAGKAYATFSLLFGFSFYIQYHNAEKRGIDFRGRFAWRMVLLFLFAQLHALFYNGDILLLYSVVGFVLIPVCRLNDKTVFWIALILLLQPFEWGRMLYALFDSNYVINGTHFITYAESAIEATTHGTFLEVLRNNIWNGQLYSNFWQVENGRLFQTAALFMFGMLLGRRKYFIKSNRSTRAWKRILKMAILAFIPLNMLRFYVPVYISNPSILISYNVAIPSLANFTFMAILVSAFTLLWFNRGEGYKWQRTIIPYGRMSLTNYISQSIMGVCIYYGFGLGLYNSTGATATILIGLAIFMIQLTFSRYWLSKHKQGPLEYLWRQGTWIKL